CATCGCAGATGGCTAGTCTGGAAGAGACCATTCAGCAGATGAACATCCTGATCAAGGAGAACCAAGAGCTAAAGGGTAAAGGTCCCTCAGATATGTATTCTGCACACAAATAGCAGAAGGTTTTAATGCTGCCTTAAGCAGAATTCGATTTAGGGTCCCACATTGTACATGTATACTATTTGTGCATTATACTTTGGCTGCTTTATAATGGCAAAAATGATGAAGTGTTGAATCCcgaactgagcaaagtaccatccacACACATGACCTTGCATgaccagtggcaccttggctgttcagtATTGAAAACTGCAACATTGCGGTTAGAAGTCTGTTTTCTTACAtgttaggccaccaccaccccattTAACAGTAGTGGCAACTTGTCAGTCTAGTCAACATattaattgaaatatttcaaGCCCTAAGTGGCTGTTTAGTTAGCTTATGCTCAGGTTTGTAATGTATACAGAAGCTTTGAAGCAGACCAACACCTCAATGAAGGAGCGTTTTGAGGGACTTTCTGCCTGgaaggagaaacaaaaagaagaaagagactTCTTGGAGGGACGGTTGGAAGAAGCCAAACAGCGAATGAGCATCCTGAGTACTGAGAACGAATCCCTGAAAAAACGCTTTGGGATATTGGTGAGCAACCTTCATTCAGGACAGAGTTTTATATCATGAATGAAAGTCTGTGTGGAGATGGACAGAGGATCAATTTTGATTATATAGTCTTATGCTGTGCTATCATTCAGTCAGAGGCGGGTACTCCGGGTGGTGAGCTGGAGACCCTGCGGGCTCACGTGGCTCGTCTGCAGGCTGAGAAGAATGACTTGGTGGCCCTCAATTCCGAACTACAGCTGAAGATGGGTCAGGGCTCACCTGAAGACTCATTTATAGAGATCAGGTTTGCAGTGAGTAGCTCCCCAAACCAGTTTGCTTCTTTGTGAATTCTTTATGTGTTACCACAtaagagaaacagaaaacagaagtaCTATAGACAGACTAAGAAAGAGAAATGAATGATTTCTCTGACAATATCTGTTTTTGCACTGTTGCTGTTAGATTGTATGATGTAACTTCCAGACTTTGTATGATGAGACTTCCAATGGTTAGGCTCCAGAGAGTCTTATCTGCTTTTGTGATAGTGTTAAAAGAGCCGAATGTCTGTACTGCTTGTTGCAAGTAGGCAAATAATTGTCAGAGACTCTTGTCTTGCCTTCTGCTGAGCAgacataaagtgaaagtgaatattGAACAATTCAATTAGTTAGATTACAACTTACAATAGTAAAAGTGATTATTAAACCAAAGCATGTAATACGACACCTACTGACTCCATTATAGGAGGGTGAAGTGGAGAAGGATCTGCCCTGCCTACAGAAGGACCTCTCTGCATCGCAAATGTAAGCAATCTGATGTGTTTATGCTGGGAATTGAGCATATGAGCAAGATAAGGGTCTGCTGTGCAACACAGGATTGTACTTACGATAGCATTTTTGCTTTACTAGCAGGCCACGCATGGAGTCAGAGGAACAGACTGTGAGCCAGCTGTTGCAGTCTTTGAGGAAGGAGACTGAACGTGGGGAGAGGCTTGAACAGGAGCTCAGTGGTGTAAGAGAAAGGTACAGGTGTCATTGGGCAGATtttgttttgctgctcttaAGGATTGGAAAGTTTTGGTGGCCATATTATTAGGCACATGTAGTATATTGCATATGGTTTATTAACTACCACTTTCATCAATGGTCAGTTTATGATCAAATGACCTCTGCTGACCAAACATAGATGTAATGTAGAATGTGGATGTGGACCTAGTACCATTTCTGGTTTTTGCCCCTAAACAGGTTGAAGTATTTGGAGCTGCAGGTTCAAGAGAAAGATATGATAAGTGAGAATGGCACACAGACATCTCTATCCCATCAGATGCAGGAATCTGTTGTGGAtaaacagagcagcacagaCAAGGTACAAAGCTTTAGTCTCTGCAGGGCTATGAAAACACCTCTGTCATTGGCTGTTTTTGGTGGTGTAGACACATAAAGCCAGCTATCCATGCCAAATATTAATGTCCAAATACTACAtttctatatgtgtgtgtgtgtgtgtgtgtgtttcacctaGTCAAATTCTGAGGTGGAGAACCTGAAGGCCCAGATGAAAACTTTGTTCAGTGAGCTGCAGCAGGCACAGAAGAAGCTGGATGAAGCagaaaacatgaagaaaaacCTTCAGGACAGGTGAGGCAGAGAATGAGAAGGAAAGGGGAGGAAAATAAATTGGACCTTTTCAGGCTGAGGTTTCTTCAGATTTTTACTAACTGACACTCACCCACCATCCATAATCGCCACCAGAGCACTGTGCACAGGGTGGGTCACCAACCATTGCAGggcacacacagtcacagctacggccaatttagagtcaccagtcTACCTAGTGAGCATTAGGAATCTAGATTTGAGCTCACAGCCCTGTGCCCTAAGGTCACACTGCTAACTGCCATTATGTCAGTGTTTTCACATAATGTTGTTATCAGAACATCAAAGTCAAAGGGAATTATTTTTGCCTCCCACTCTCTGTGCAGGTCTAGGGACATGGAGCAGGAGTTGGGCACCCTTCGGGTACAGCTAGGGGAGCGGCAGCAGGTGCAGAGTGAGAACGAGAAGCTGAAGCTACAGCTGGAGAGTCTTCAGGCGGAGAAAATGATGGAGCAGAAGAAAGCCCAAGAGGAGAAGTGAGATCAcatggacacatacacacatttactgtatactgtatatcatAGCAACCCATGTGATCTATTGCTTAACACATATAGACACATCTActtcacacatgaacacacacttcTCATATAAACATCGCTGCAGCTACATCTCTTCTGCCTGCCTCCACAAGACCCCAGGGCATTTATTCAAATCGtgattttggtttgttttcaaTATATTGTCCATCCCTACCAGGGGCTCACCATTGCTCTACTCTCTTGTTCACTGACTGCATGTCTGCACATGCATCTTCCCACAGCAACCCTGACATTTTCTGATGGAGCAGAGTCGAGGTTGCAAAATAATTGCAGttgcgattaaaaaaaaacatttttattaacgCATTTATTCAGATTCCGGTCcaatttcaatattttgatCAATTTAATTGATTATAACCTGTAAGcaaattgtaagttgctctggataattgcaacatgtataatataaatgatATATTGTTTAGCCCTAGACACATATTCACACTCTTACACACGTACTCACGGGTCCTGTAAATTTTGTGGGGGTTTTCTGACATGCACGCTTACACAGACGCTAGTATCTTTTTCATAGatgaacatttatatttgtaCTTTACTAATCCTTTCTCCCTCACACCAACAAGGGGTAGCCTGGCCCAGTTGAAGGATGCCTACACTAAGCTGTTTGAAGATTACAATGAGATAAAGGAAGAGCGTAGGAAAAGAGATGTTGCTATGGTGAGAGACTCACAGTCTGTCCTTTCGTGCCAACCATTTCCAGTCAGGCtcgattttattttaaacattctcCCATTAACATATGACCTTCTCAGGCTAGCCTGTCACGGGACGAGCGGAACGAACTCCAGTCGCGATTGGTTATGGCAGAGCAGGCACTGGCTGCTAAGCAACAGCATATTGATGAGATGAAACAAGAGATTTTCCAGAAGGAGAAGGAGCTGGAGACCATCAGCGTGTTTAAagctcaggtgtgtgtgtgtttttttttattgtgcatttgacAATGGAATGTTTTGAGTGTGTAACCAGTGTTTCTTTGTTCAGGCGGAGGTGTACTCATCAGATTTCTATGCTGAGCGGGCTGCCCGGGAAAAGATCCACGAGGAGAAGGAGCGTTTGGCTGCTCAGCTGGAGTTTGTGAAGAAGCAGAACAGCCAACTACAGGAAGATATGGAGTCACTGGGAAGGTGAtttgaacagacaaccttctgattacaaggccgcttccttaacttctaggccaccactgccctgttcaAAACGTTTTCTGCATTATATCTGTTGTTGTGTCTGTCTGCTGCAAAatagattaattaattttaaaatgttttaaaagatacATTTGATGACATTTGTGTTGTAGACATAGCCTTTCAGAAATGCAGCGGAGACATGTGTCACGTGGAGCCACACCACAAGGAGGCGCCACAAGTCAAAGCTACCAGGGGAACAGAGgtaatgtttgcattattttggtcaaattttttttgcattcttgcaatgtgatttttgtaaaatgttttatgtgcatATTCAATTCCATATATTGATAAGGAAATATTCTTTTGCTTCTtggtttttaataatatttaataattacaCTTTTACAGAATTATATGTTATTGTCCGATATGCATTGTTagttttagaataaaaaaaaaaattcccccacAGGTGTTGACATAAATATTCCAGAGCATGCATGTCCCAAGTGTAACGAGGTTCTTCCTGATCTGGACAGCCTGCAGATCCACATCATGGACTGCATCATCTGAGCTTCCGGCTGGGCTCTCGTCCATCTGTCCCAGTCTGACTGAGTATAAGCTTTACAAGATGTTTAGTGATAATTGCACAGTAGCCTCTCTCTTCCCAAATATTGCACTCTGAAATATACTGTACGacaatacaattaatattaGAGAAGAACGGTAAAACTATGATGAGCGGTGTACAGGATGTTGGGTCCCTGCTAATTCGGTTTGTTTTGAAAACTTTACTCCTATTTTTTCTGAAAGATTTCTCAGTTATTTAAATAAAGTCATGTATATCATTCTTATATATGGAAAGCATACAAATGTATATCTAAATGATAAAATTGCTTTGGAGTTAATGAAGTTGTTTGAATtatattgtcattgttaaaatGGTTCAAAACTGTTTTGAAAGCACTTAATAAAGATATGAAGAAACTGACCTGCTTTTGACAGTCTATAGCGGGTTAACCAGGGCTCAAGGTAATAGATTCATTTTCAACTAGCAGCGgcttatgtaaaaaaaaaagtctataccAATCATATGGCATCtataaaactgaaaacacaagTGTAAACAGTGTTTCCCTATTGTTGTTTTGCTGTCTAAAATGAAGTATTTggtcatttgcatattttatcaTTGACTCCTAAACGTGTGACGCCCTTCATGAATGAAACGAATGCACGTGTTTTGGTGCGACCTGTATTTTGAACGCTCCGTCGTCACCATGACCCGGAAGTGAAGTAGTGCGCTCCGGCAGCCCCGCCGTTTTGATCGCTGAGCGAGGGGATGAATTTGACATTACTGGTTTAATGGCAGCCACGCGGCCGCAACCCGCGGAGCTGGACTGATTTGTAGCATGTGCTGGGATTTAACGCGTTAATCCCTGTACTATGTTCAAGAGGATGGCTGAATTCGGTCCAGATTCAGGAGGAAGAGTGAAGGTAATGCTAACCAGGCTAACATGCTAACACAACATATCTCTTTTATTAACGTGAGCCCcgtttttgttctatttttgcATGTGCGTTTCATGAAACATTGCTTACCTCAATTGTGCGATTTTACCTATAAACACACACGGAGACACATGTGCCAACCGCACCaacatatggtctcacaaggggtctgaggatctcatctcagtacctaatggcagtcaggctacctctgaggagcacatggagggctgtgcgaaCTCTGTCACGTCTCaatgtgaacctgctttcatctgtgaagagcacagggcgctaGAGGCGAATTTGCTAATCTTGGTGttttctggcaaatgccaaatatGCTGCACGGTATTGGACTGTATGCACAACGTACACCTGTGGCCCTCATAACACCCTCATGGAGTCAGTTTCTGACCGTTTTAGCAGACACGTGCACttctgtggcctgctggaggtcgtAGTGCAGGGTTCTGACAGTGctcctcctggtcctccttgtacaaaggcggaggtagcggtgggtcctgctgctgggttgttgccctcctacggcctcctccacgtctcctgatgtactggcctgtctcctggtagcaccgcCAAGCTCTGGACACTGCACAGACAGACCCAGCAAACATTCTTGCCACACCTctcattgatgtgccatcctggatgagctgcaatACCTGAGCCACTTCTGTCGGTTGTAGACGCAGTCTCTAGCTACCACTAGAGTTAAAGCACCGCcatcattcaaaagtgaccaaaaaacCAACCAGAAAgcagtagaggtgtgaaccttaaTTGGTCTCACGATTCagttatgattatcaatgcttCGCTATCGGTGCATTAGGCTGCATCCCAAAAATcaaaatacaagagttaaggtctcgtacagTTGTTCgaatgctttgatttgctataatgagcaaaaaaaaaaacaaaaagtcagtgttcagtccgcactcaccttgtaacagtcgtTTATACTGGTAGTACTCCTTTAAATGCTGTGGGCGAGGTTAGTCATGTACCGCACTCCTGATGCAGATCAACTGTCCAGCAAGCAGAGGAgtcgagcagactggtccaagctcctgaGGCcccttcattatttcattttgtattacatagaAGCAGTAATGTTTGGCACATGTAATGATCCTGACATTTTCCGAAgaactgaggtgctgtaagcataataaatagagagcatgatggaaaccccagcggCGGCGTGAGATTCTCTTCCTTCCCCGtgggcctcctttctctgcatgctcgACCTAAACCCATTAGAACCTGAAGccaaaaacgcctggttcagatgtccgtgGCATCAAGTGAGCACAGACTGACCACAGATCatctttctgctcattggagaaaatcagACCGAACGACAGaattgtccacatctgcattgtgatgcatcggTTATGCggttaatttcaacacccctagaaagcacaggaactgagaagtggtctgtggtcaccacctgcaggaccacgcctttattggggatgtcttgctaatcgCCTATactttccacctgttgtctattccatttgcccAACAGCATGCAAAATTGATGGTCAATGTTGCTTCCCAAGTAGAcggtttgatttcacagaagtgtgattgactcgGAGTTACATTGtggtgtttgtctttgtgtgtgtgttcacagggAGTGACTATAGTAAAGCCCATCGTTTTTGGGAACGTTGCACGCTACTTTGGGAAGAAACGAGAAGAGGATGGACACACTCACCAGTGGACTGTTTATGTTAAGCCATATAGAAATGAGGTGTGTTCTCCAAATTtctcagggtgaagtgaagtgattgtcattgtgaaacactgcagcacagcacacggtgacacaacgaaatgtgtcctctgcttttaacagtcacccttagtgagcagtgggcaaaaCGAACTGTAAAAACAAGAGTCTCAGATTATGATCCGAGtagtttcatggtatgtcctcaCAGATGGGCCCCAAAAAGGGCCTGTTTCTGACCGGTATCGAACAGAGAACCTTTTGCGTGTCAGGCAAACGCGATAACCACTACACTGCAGAAACTTTAGGAACTGTGTTGGTTATGTACATTATAACAGATGTAAATGACTTTGTTTGTATGTAGGATATGTCTGCGTATGTCAAGAAGATACAGTTCAAGCTTCATGAGAGCTATGGAAACCCTCTGAGAGGTATGTTTCGCTCACGGGCAAGGGTGGTTACTGGTTCATAGCTGAACTGAAGATAATTTTGCTTTAACTTTTAGTGGTCACTAAGCCACCATACGAGATCACAGAGACCGGCTGGGGAGAATTTGAAATAATcatcaaaatatttttcatcGATCCCAACGAAAGGCCGGTGAGTTCGGCACTCTTCTGCCTATTTGCTTctgccttttaaaaatgtttttgtaaatgtttgctgttggttttattttctcATCAGGTAACTCTTTACCACCTTTTGAAGCTCTTCCAGTCTGATTCAAGTGCCATGCCAAAAAAGACGGTCGTGTCTGAATTCTACGATGAAATGGTTAGAATCCTGTCTGTGTAAAAATGGATAGtctcagaactttttttttccttgacttGCCCATTGGCCAATATAGTTTAGCAGTTACAGAGCCTTTAAATCATATTGGGATTTTAGCTTTTCTGCTTGTTTCGTTGAGCCAgaatgtttttctctgtttttctatACAGATCTTCCAGGACCCCACGGCCATGATGCAGCAGCTGCTCAACACAACCCGCCAGCTCACCCTGGGGGCGTACAAGCATGAGACTGAGTGTACGTTTTCATAGCTGCCGATGTGTTGTGTaggacacaataaaaaaaattggggcagtggtggcctagtgggtaaggaaatggacccgtaatcagaaggttgccggttcgaatcccgatcccctgAGGTGGCACTAAGCAAAggcaaggtgatgggttaaaagtgaaaagtgaagtgattgtcacatgtgatacacagcagcacagcacacggtgcacacagtgaaatttgtcctctgcatttaacccatcaccctgagtgaattTTAACACCAATGTCATTATCATATGGGTCATTTAAACGGTCAGTTCCCCCTACTTCTTCTGTAAATAGATGAAGTTATACTAGTTTTGAGACACTCCCcagttatgtaataaaaaaaatgtgtggagTTTTGTggtaactttttctttttatgcagTTGTAGAGTTGGAACTCCGGACGAGGGAGAAGTTAGAGGCAGCCAAAAAGAAGACAAGCCAGGAAATTACAGAGCTGAAAGAGAAGCTGAAAGCCAGCAGA
The Denticeps clupeoides chromosome 15, fDenClu1.1, whole genome shotgun sequence DNA segment above includes these coding regions:
- the optn gene encoding optineurin isoform X2, giving the protein MASGTPMLNGDLTRGPLNGTGPSQMASLEETIQQMNILIKENQELKEALKQTNTSMKERFEGLSAWKEKQKEERDFLEGRLEEAKQRMSILSTENESLKKRFGILSEAGTPGGELETLRAHVARLQAEKNDLVALNSELQLKMGQGSPEDSFIEIRFAEGEVEKDLPCLQKDLSASQMPRMESEEQTVSQLLQSLRKETERGERLEQELSGVRERLKYLELQVQEKDMISENGTQTSLSHQMQESVVDKQSSTDKSNSEVENLKAQMKTLFSELQQAQKKLDEAENMKKNLQDRSRDMEQELGTLRVQLGERQQVQSENEKLKLQLESLQAEKMMEQKKAQEEKGSLAQLKDAYTKLFEDYNEIKEERRKRDVAMASLSRDERNELQSRLVMAEQALAAKQQHIDEMKQEIFQKEKELETISVFKAQAEVYSSDFYAERAAREKIHEEKERLAAQLEFVKKQNSQLQEDMESLGRHSLSEMQRRHVSRGATPQGGATSQSYQGNRGVDINIPEHACPKCNEVLPDLDSLQIHIMDCII
- the optn gene encoding optineurin isoform X1, translated to MASGTPMLNGDLTRGPLNGTGPSQMASLEETIQQMNILIKENQELKEALKQTNTSMKERFEGLSAWKEKQKEERDFLEGRLEEAKQRMSILSTENESLKKRFGILSEAGTPGGELETLRAHVARLQAEKNDLVALNSELQLKMGQGSPEDSFIEIRFAEGEVEKDLPCLQKDLSASQIRPRMESEEQTVSQLLQSLRKETERGERLEQELSGVRERLKYLELQVQEKDMISENGTQTSLSHQMQESVVDKQSSTDKSNSEVENLKAQMKTLFSELQQAQKKLDEAENMKKNLQDRSRDMEQELGTLRVQLGERQQVQSENEKLKLQLESLQAEKMMEQKKAQEEKGSLAQLKDAYTKLFEDYNEIKEERRKRDVAMASLSRDERNELQSRLVMAEQALAAKQQHIDEMKQEIFQKEKELETISVFKAQAEVYSSDFYAERAAREKIHEEKERLAAQLEFVKKQNSQLQEDMESLGRHSLSEMQRRHVSRGATPQGGATSQSYQGNRGVDINIPEHACPKCNEVLPDLDSLQIHIMDCII
- the yeats4 gene encoding YEATS domain-containing protein 4; amino-acid sequence: MFKRMAEFGPDSGGRVKGVTIVKPIVFGNVARYFGKKREEDGHTHQWTVYVKPYRNEDMSAYVKKIQFKLHESYGNPLRVVTKPPYEITETGWGEFEIIIKIFFIDPNERPVTLYHLLKLFQSDSSAMPKKTVVSEFYDEMIFQDPTAMMQQLLNTTRQLTLGAYKHETEFVELELRTREKLEAAKKKTSQEITELKEKLKASRETINILKVEIRKLEEEDQVKDH